TGAGTTGTTCGATCAGTTCGGTCGGCACCCACGCGTTGCCACTCTGACGATTGCGTGCAATTTCCGCGTAGAACGCCTGCTCATTCGGATAGATGTGCTCGTCGAAGAATGCGAGCAGTTTTTCGCGCAACGCCTGAACCTTCGGGGTGTAATCGAAATTCATGTGAGACCTCGCGGATGACGGGTAACGGACGACGTTTGTTCGGAGCGCAGCAGAACGCACAGCCGGACGCGCGATTCAGCGCGCGATTCCGGTCAGCGCACTTTCTGCGCGTAGCGCCAGGCGAGTTCGGCCATCGGCTTCGCGCGACGACCGGCGTCGAGTGCCTGCGCGCTGGCCGCGGTGCCGTCGACGACGCGTTTCATGATCCCTTGCAGGATCGCGGCAATGCGAAACATGTTGTACGCCAGGTAGAAATTCCAGTCGCCGTGAATCTCGAAGCCGGTGCGTTGGCAATAACGCTCGACGTATTGCCGCTCGTCGGGAATGCCGAGGGCAGCCCAATCGAGACCCGCGATGCCGCGGAATTGCGTCGGATCGACGTGCCACGCCATGCAGTGATACGCGAAGTCGGCAAGCGGATCGCCGAGCGTCGACAACTCCCAGTCGAGCACGGCAAGCACGCGCGGCTCGTCGGGATGAAAGATCAAATTGTCGAGCCGGTAGTCGCCATGCACGACCGATGCGCGCTCGCCCGTTTCGGCCGGCATATGCTGCGGCAGCCATTCGATCAGCCGCTGCATCGCGTCGATCGGCTCGGTCTCGGACGCGATGTACTGCTTGCTCCAGCGACCGATCTGGCGCGCGAAGTAATTGCCTGGCTTGCCGTAGCCGGCGAGACCCACGGCCGCGACATCGACGCTGTGCAGCGCCGCGATCACGCGGTTCATTTCGTCGTAGATGGCGGCGCGCCCGCCGGGCGTCATACCGGGCAACGATTGATCCCACAGCACGCGGCCTTCGACGAACTCCATCACATAGAACGCGCGGCCGATCACGCTCTCGTCCTCGCACAAGGCGAGCATTTTTGCGACCGGTACGTCGGTGTCGGCGAGCGCATGCATCACGCGGTATTCACGTTCGACGGCGTGCGCCGACGGCAGTAGTTTCGCTGCGGGGCCAGGCTTCGCGCGCATCACATATGAACGCGACGGCGTGAGCAGTTTGAACGTCGGATTGGACTGGCCGCCGGCGAATTGCTCCAGCGTGAGCGGCCCGGAAAATCCGTCGACATGCTGAGTCAGCCAGTCGGCAAGCGCGCCGGTGTCGAAGCGTTGCCGCTCGCTGACGGGTCGCGTGCCCTCGTAATCCGAATAGTGCGGCTGATGTTCTGGTTCGCCGCTCGGTGTGGCTTGCACCATCTGTCTCCTCCCGTTCGGGGTTCAGCTACGCTTGTATTGGGTGAATTGTGCGTAGAGCATTTCCATCGTGGTGTTGCGGACGTCGCGATGCAGCGGCGACGGTGGTGAATAGTTGATCGTGCGCAGCACCCAGTCTCGCGGCGCAGCGCCTACGTCGAGCGCGTTGATGCAGCCGGTGGCTTGCGCCAGATGGCCGAAGAACGTGCGGCCGCCGGCCGTAAGCGCATGCGACAGGATCGCCCGGTTCACGCCGCCATGCAGGACGAGCAGCACGGTGTCCCACGACGTGTCCTCGCGCAGCGCAGTGACCGCGGGCAAGACGCGATCGAACAACGTGCCGATGGTCTCGCCCTCGAGAAAGCGCGTGCTTTCCGGAACGATGCCGTCGAACACGCCGAGAAACGCGGCCTCGATATCCTGCGGCGGAATATTGTTGAGCTTGCCGCTGCGAATCTCTTCCCAGGCAGGCTCGATGTCGAGTTCGATTTGCTGACCGGTCTCGGCCAACACGCGCCGCGCGGTTTCGATAGTGCGCGGCAAGCCACTGACGATCACCCGGTCGAAGCGGATCTGCTGTTCGGCGAACACGCGGCCCGCCGCGCTGGCCTGCTCGCGTCCGTTGGCGTTCAGCGGCACGGTTTCGGGATCGATCGCGCGACCGGAGTCGTCGAAGTAGGTGACGTCGCCGTGACGCATCAGAAAGATGCGGCGGCGCTTGGGCAGTTGATAGTCGGGCATCGTCCCTTCGTTCACTTATAGACCGGAGCGCGTTTTTCGAGGAACGCGGAAATCCCTTCAAGCCCTTCACGGTGATGCAGCGAGGCGACAAAGCTGTCGCGCTCGGCCACGAGATGATCGGCGAGCGGCTGCGCACCGGCTGCGCTGATCAGCCCTTTGATGCGCGCGACCGAGTTGGGCGAAATCTTCCCGAGTTCGTCAGCCCAGGCGACTGCGGCGTCGCGCACGGCGCCGGTCTTGACCAGTTTGTTGACGACACCGAGTTCATGCAGACGTGTGGCGCCGATCGGTTTGCCTTCGATCAACACTTCGGTGGCTAGTTGACGCGGCAGGGCTTGGGCGAGAAACCACGACCCGCCGCCGTCCGGCGTCAGGCCGACGCGTGCATACGACATGACGAATTTGGCATCGTCCGCGGCCACGATCAGGTCGCACGCGAGCGCGAGTGAGAATCCCGCGCCGGCGGCGGCGCCATCCACTGCGGCGATCACCGGCTTTGACGAAAGACGCAGCGCCGAGATCCACTCGCCGAGCAGATCGATGCTCTCGGCTTGCACGGACGGATCTTTCGCGCGGTTTTCCAGCAGGCGGTTCAGATTGCCGCCCGCGCAAAAGAAGTTGTCGGCGCCGGTAATCACGACGGCGCGAATGGACGGATCGCGCTCCACCGAGTCGAGCGCCTCGATGCCGGCGGCGTACATGTCCGGATGCAGCGCGTTGCGTGCGCCGGGGTTGGATAGCGTGAGGACCAGCGTCGATTCGCTTTCGGTGGGGCGCGAGGTCAGCAGTTCGGCGCTCATTGTTGCGTCTCCTGAGTCTGCGTTTCGGTGTCGGCCGCGTCGCGTTGGATCAGCGACAGGCCAAGCTGGGCGCGCCGCGCGAGCCAGGGCGACGGACGATAGCGCGGATCGCCCAGCACACTGAACATGTTGCGCAGGATCGCGAGAATGGTCGTTGCACCGAGCGCGTCGCCGAGCGCAAGCGGGCCGCGCGGATAGCCGAGGCCGAGCGTCACGGCGAGATCGATGTCCTCCGGCGTGGCGATCTGTTTTTGCGCGATGTCGCAGCCAATGTTGACGATGGTCGCTACCACGCGTTGCGCGACGAAGCCGGTCGAGTCGCGGATCACGGTGACGGGCACGCCGTCGGCGGCAAAGAGCGCATGTGCCGTGTCGCGCGCGGTGCGCGTGGTGGCGGGTGTTGTCATCAGCGTACGGCGGTGCGCGCCGACGAGCGGGAAGAGCGCATCGATTGCGACGACGCGGGTTGCGTCCAGCGCTTCATCGACCGCGGCCGTGGTCGCATCGTGACCAAACGGTGTGACGACGATCAGCGAGTTCGCTGCGGGCGTGGCGCCGTCGTCGAGCTTCACGCCGGCTTTCTCGATGAGTTGCACGACCGCGTCGTGGGCTTGCGGATAACGCTTGCTGACCCACACGCTGGCCGGCAGCCCGGTCGGCGCGGGCGCTTCGGCGGGCACTTGCTGCTTGCCGTCTTCGTAGCGATAAAAACCTTCGCCGGTCTTGCGGCCGATCAGTCCGCCCGCGAGCCGAGTGGCGGTAATGGGCGACGGCGTGAAGCGCGGCTCTTCATAGAACTGGTGGTAGATCGACTCCATCACCGGATGCGAGACGTCCAGCGCCGTCAGATCGAGCAACTCGAATGGCCCGAGGCGAAAGCCCGCTTGCTCGCGCATGATGCGGTCGATGTCGGCGAAGCTGGCCACGCCTTCACCCGCCACGCGCAAGCCTTCGGTATTCATGCCGCGACCCGCGTGATTCACGATGAAGCCGGGCATATCTTTCGCGCGCACCGGCGTGTGACCCATGCGGCGCGCGAGGTCCATCAGCGCGTCGCCTGCTGCAGGGTCGCTGCGCAGACCGTCGATCACTTCGACGACCTTCATCAACGGCACGGGATTGAAGAAGTGATACCCGACCACGCGCGACGGGTCACTGCAGCCGGCGGCAATCGCCGTGATGGACAGCGACGATGTGTTGGACGCCAGCACGCATCGGCCGCTCACGACGGCCTCGAGTTCGCGGAACAGCGCCTGTTTCACGTCGAGTTTCTCGACGATCGCCTCGACGACCAGATCGCAACCAGCCAGATCGCCGATCGCTTGCGCACCGCTCACGTTCGCGAGCGCCGCAAGCGAACGGGCCTGGTCGAGCTTGCCTTTAGCGGTCAATTTGGCGAAAGTCTCGGCGAGGTAGTCGCGCGCGGCGCCGATCGCAGCAGGGTTGGTGTCGTACAGACGTACGGTGAGACCGGCCAGTGCGGCAATCTGGGCGATACCGCGACCCATTGCTCCGGTTCCGACAATGCCGATGGTTTCGATGCTGAAATTGCGAGAGGTCATTGCGATGCTCGACTCCATGGTTATTTTTGAATAGCACGATCGTGCAATTTACTGGATGATTGATCGAAGGCCGCTGCCGTGACATTGATGGGCGGTCGCATACAACTCAAGGGAAGGAGACACCCAATGATCAAGCTGTGCGGTTTCGCGCTCTCTAACTATTACAACAAAGTGAAGTTCGTGCTGCTCGAACACGGCATTCCGTTCGAGGAAGTGTCCGTGAAGCCCAGTCAGGATGAGGCCATGCTCGAGCATTCGCCGCTCGGAAAAGTGCCTTATCTGCAGACTGAAGACGGCGATCTGTGCGAATCGCAATGCATTGTCGAGTATCTGGCCGCGCGTTTTCCCGACAAGGAGATTTTCTCCACCGATCCTTGGGAAGCCGCCAAGGAGCGCGAACTGATCATGTTCGTCGACGTGCATCTCGAACTGACCGTGCGCAATCTCTACAAGGAAGCGTTCTTTGGCGGCACTGTGACCGAGGCGACCAAAGGGCGTGTCGAGAAACTGCTCAAGCATCACATTGCCGGCTTCAAGCGGATCGTGAAGTTCGGGCCGTATCTGAGGGGCGAGCGCTTCAGCGTCGCGGATACGGCCGGCTATGTGAGCTTGCCGCTGGTGGGCATGGCGACGCAGACCATCTACGGCCGCGATTTTCTGCTCGATGCGGGCATCGACTGGAAGAGCTATGTGAAAGCGATCAACGCCAGGCCGGCCGCGCAGCGTGTGACCGAGGACCGCAAGGCGCATATCGCGGCGTCGCGCCCGGCTTGACGGGCGTTGCGCGGAAGAGTGCGAACCGGGGCGTGCCGCGCACGCCCGGGCCGCTGCGCGCGATGGCGAGGAACGTAGGTTCGTTCGCAGCATCGCGCGGGACATGCTAGAGACGCGCCAGCCGCTCGAGCGCGGTGGCGAGCGTGCTTTCCTGCTTGGCAAAGCAGAAGCGCACCACGCCCGACTCATGGGCCTCGTGATAGAACGCCGAGACCGGAATGGCCGCGACGCCGATCTCGCCGGTCAGCCATTGCGCGAATTCGGCTTCGGGCAAGTCGCTGATCGCCGAATAGTCGACGCACTGAAAGTATGTGCCCGTGCACGGCAACAGCTTGAAGCGTGAGTTCGCGAGGCCGGCGCGGAAGAAGTCGCGCTTCTTCTGATAAAACGCCGGCAGGTCGAGATACGGCGCCGGATCTTTCATGTAGTCGGCAAGACCGATCTGCATCGGCGTGTTGACCGTGAACACGTTGAACTGGTGCACCTTGCGGAACTCGGCGGTGAGCGCGGCGGGCGCGGCCACATAGCCGACCTTCCAGCCCGTTACGTGATAGGTCTTGCCGAAGCTCGACACCACGAAACTGCGTTGCGCCAGTTCCGGATAGCGGGCCACGCTCTCGTGCGGCGCGCCGTCGTAGACCATGTGTTCATACACTTCGTCGGACAGGATCAGCACGTTGGTGCCGCGCACGATCTCTTCGAGCTTGCGCATGTCTTCCGCGCGCCAGACCGTGCCGGTCGGATTGTGCGGCGTGTTGATCAGCAGGAGCCGCGTTTTCGGCGTGATCGCGGCAGCGAGCTTGTCGAACGGGATCGCGTAGTCGGGCGCGTCGAGCGTGACGAACACCGGCGTGCCGCCGGCCAGTTCGATGGACGGCAGGTAGCTGTCGTAGGTCGGCTCGACCACGATCACCTCGTCGCCCGGGTGGACTGTGCAGAGAATCGCGGTCAGTAACGCTTGCGTCGCCCCCGCTGTTACGGTGATTTCGGTGGTGGCGTTGTAGCGGCGGCCGTACAGGTTCTCGATCTTGTCCGAGATCGCCTGACGCAGCGGCGCGACGCCGGCCATCGGCGGGTACTGGTTGTGGCCGCCGCGCATGGCGTCCGCGACCGCGTCGACGATCCGCGGATCGCAGTGGAAATCGGGAAAGCCCTGACCCAGATTCACCGCGCCTTTTTCGGCGGCGAGCGCGCTCATCACGGTGAAAATCGTCGTGCCGACGTCCGGCAGGCGAGACGGAAACGTGGGAGTCGAGGGCGTGTCGTGCGGTGCATTCATGGCGCTGTCCGGAGCGTGGGCAAGTGAGTTAGGCAAAGGCGTCGTTTGAAACGGGCGAAGCCTGATTGTAGGGAATCGCGGCGCCGTGTGTGCGCCGCGCAGTTCACGTTAGCCGTCTGGCCAGGGCCATGCGGCTGGAGGGTCATGCGGTTAAAGGCTCGCCGGCGGCGCTCAGGGACATGCCGGTGGCGGCGACGAACGGCGCCGGCTGGGCGATCTGAAAGCCGAAGTCACGGGCGATCCGCTTGGCCAGCTTCAATACTGCACGGTCCTTCGAAACCAGCCAGTCGGCCTGCGCGGCGTGCGCGAGCTCGAGAAACTTCTGGTCGTCGCGGTCTTTGCATTTGGGCAAGGGCTTGGCATCTTCCGCTTGCGCCTCGGGTTCGACCAACTGCGCGAGCCGTGAAACGACCGCCAGCGCCGCCGCCTTGTCCACATTCCGATGCACGAATTGCGGATAGTCGAGCACGTAGGTGAGTTCGGCGAGGCAGCGCGCGTCGATCAGCGCGGTCAGCGCGCCGCTTTCGAGCGCGGCCGCGATCGGCCGCGTGTGCGGGTCGTCGAACACGAGAATGTCGATCCACACATTGGAATCGAGGACGACGCGCAAAGCGTCGGGTGAGGCATGGGAACCGGGCATTCGTTACAATCTGGCTTTCGTCTTTGACCGCCAGGCACGGCGTGCCTGCAAGCCTCTATGATAATCGTTCTGTCGCCGGCGAAATCGCTCGACTACGAAACCCCGCCTCACGTCAAAAAGCACACGATCCCCGATTTTGTCGACGACGCGGCCGAATTGATCGGCGGATTGCGTCTTTTGTCGCCGCAGCAGATCGCCTCGCTGATGGACATTTCGGATCAGCTCGCGCACCTCAATTTCCAGCGTTACGCAGAATGGTCGCCCAAGTTCGGCACGCACAACGCCAAGCAGGCGGTGCTGGCGTTCAACGGCGACGTGTACGAGGGCTTCAATGCGAAGACGCTGTCGTCGGCGGATCTGGACTATGCGCAGAACCACGTGCGGGTGTTGTCGGGCCTGTACGGTTTGCTGCGTCCGCTCGATCTGCTGCAGCCGTACCGGCTCGAAATGGGTACGCGTTTCGCCAATCCGCGTGGCAAGGATCTGTACGCGTTCTGGGGCGAGCGCATCACGCAGGCGTTGAATGCGCAACTGAAGAAGAACGCCGCGGCGTCGCGCGTGCTGGTGAACTGCGCATCGGGCGAGTACTTCAAGTCGGTCAAGCCGAAGCTGCTCGAAGCGCCGATCATCACGCCCGTTTTCGAAGACTGGAAGGGCGGCCGCTACAAGATCATCAGCTTCCATGCAAAGCGCGCGCGCGGCTTGATGGCGCGCTATGCCGTGGAAAACCGCCTCGACAGGCCTGAGCAACTGAAGGACTTCAACGCCGACGGCTACGCGTTCGACGCCGAGGCCTCGAACGATTCCACTTACGTATTCCGCCGCCGCGTCGCTGAATAAGCGTCGCCGCGCAGACAAGCAGGGAAGAACATCATGACGTTATCGATTACAAGCAACTTCGACGCGGGTGCGATCGAAGTGCTGTCCTGCGAAGACGCAGGCAATATCCGTTTGCGCGTGCGGCCGGACAGCCACGCCGAGTTCGCGCAGTGGTTTTATTTCCGCTTGTCCGGCGCGGCGGGCGAGCGCTGCGTAATGACTTTCGAGAATGCGGCCGCGTGTGCCTTCGCCGAAGGCTGGCGCGACTATCAGGCGGTGGCGAGCTATGACCGCGTGAACTGGTTTCGCGTACCTACGTCGTACGACGGCCGCGTGCTGACGATCGATCACACGCCGGATTTCGACCGTATTTACTACGCGTACTTCGAGCCGTACAGCGAGGAGCGTCATTCGGAGTTTCTCGGCGCGGTGCAGCAGATGCCGCAGGCCACACTCAGCGAGTTGGGCACGACCGTCGAAGGCCGGCCCATGTCGCTGCTCACGCTCGGCACGCCGCAAACCGGCGACGTGCCGAAGAAGAAAATCTGGTTGATTGCGCGCCAGCATCCCGGCGAGACGATGGCCGAATGGTTTATCGAGGGTCTCGTGAAGCGGCTCGCGGGTTGGGGCGATTGGGCGGGCGACCCGGTCGCGCGCAAGCTCTACGATCACGCGGTCTTCTACATCGTGCCGAACATGAATCCGGACGGCAGCGTGCACGGCAATCTGCGCACGAATGCGGCCGGCGCGAATCTGAATCGCGAGTGGATGGAGCCGGATGCCGCGCGCAGCCCCGAGGTGCTGGTGGTGCGCGACGCGATTCGCGCCACCGGTTGCGATCTGTTCTTCGATATCCACGGCGACGAGGCGCTGCCCTACGTGTTCGTGGCTGGCTCCGAAATGCTGCCGGGCTTCACCGAACGGCAAGGGCAAGAACAGAAGGCGTTCATCGAAGCATTCAAGCAGGCGAGCCCTGATTTCCAGGACAAGTATGGCTACGCCGCGAGCAAGTATCGCGAGGACGCACTGAAGCTGGCGTCGAAGTATATCGGCAACGAATTCGGCTGCCTGTCGCTGACTTTGGAGATGCCGTTCAAGGACAACGCCAATCTGCCCGACGAACGAGTGGGCTGGAACGGCGAGCGCAGCGCGTCGCTCGGCGCTGCGATGCTGCAGGCGATCTTGCGGCACGTGGAAACATTTGCCTGAACATCGCTGTACATGAAAACGAGGCACACACTTCACGGTGTGTGCCTCGTTTTCATTGGGGCGCGTGTTTAGCTTGCGGCGCTGGTGCGGTGATGCCGCACGCGCGACCCGCTAATGAGTTTTCTTCTTCGCCGGCGTCTTCTTCGCGGCTGCTTTGTTCGAACTCGTTCGCGACGATTTGCCCGAGCTCGGTTTGGAAGACTTGGTGGTGGCTTTCTTCGTTGTCTTGCCGCTCGCCGAGTGCTTGCCTTTGGCGCCCTTATGCTTGTCCGACGATGCACGCGACCCCGACGGTTCCGAGCTGTGCGCACGGGCCGGCGGCACCGGATCGTTCCAGCTGAACGCCAGCATCTGCGCGCCGACATAGCCGCAGCGGAACTTCAGATCGGCAGGATCGCCGCCGCCGCTCTGGCGGATGCCGAGCCCTTCGACGGTGACGATGTTGTCTACCTTGACGCGCTGCTTGCCCTCGTCGAACGAATCGTTCCACGGCGTGACGGACGCATGCGCGCTGTCGAACGAACTAGGTGGAAATTCGACATGGTCGAAGGCAGTCGACGTGCTGGCGACAAAGTTGCCGTGAGCCGCGCAGTCCGCAACGAGCGGGTCCGCATGCAGGTCATTGACAAATTTGTTGACGAGATCGTTGTGCTGCTCGAGTTGATCGGCGAATGCGGAAGCAGGGCATATGAGCGAGAGAGTCGCCGCACATGTTGCCAACCGGCCGACTAACCGCAGCAATCGGCGCGGTACGTTGGTGCGATCCATCTAGTTCGTTAGACGCTAATGAGATGAGGCACGTAAGATGCACGGCGAGAGGGTGGAGTTCAATCCTGACACAAATATTTTGTCCTGTTTGTAGTGTGTGGGCCCGGGCGGCTCGACGTGGCCGAGTCGCTAATCGCCGTTAATACGTGTTTGGTGCCCGCGCGAGTGTCAGGTGCGTGGTCCGCCCAGTCGGTATCTCCGTACATCATAAGTGGTGACCCACGCAGGACGGTAGACCGCGATCAATGCCGTCGACATGCCGGTGAACCAGGATTCCCCGATGGCAAGTAGAAACACGCTGAACGCGTAGGCCGCAGGCACCACGGCCATCGAACCGTCGGCGAGCGCGATATGAATGCCGAGGGCGGCGGCCGCCGTGAGCGACACGGCGATGGCAGGTGAGACAAAGCCCTGGCCGAGGATGAACATGAAGAGATTGCGTGGTAGCCACGCGATGCTGATGCGCTGAAGCAAAGTAGAGATGCCGACCGGCAGTGCACCGTACACGAGGAAAGTTAGCGCGATGCCCTGCCATGGCGCATCGAAGACGACGGCGGCAAGACCCGTGACCACCGCCATGGCGATCAGCGCCAACGCCCAGTCGAATAACGTGACGACTAGCGTGGCGCCGAGCAGATGCATGACGGTGCCGTCGTCGAGCCATGCATTACTTGCCCACAGCACCGACACTGCGACGATGATCGCAAGCCAGACATGCTGGAGTGTGCCGTCCTGAAGTCGTTTGAAAGGATTTTTCCACAGCGCGAGCGCGACCACTATCGCAGTGGCGATCCAGCCACCGACAGCGACCCAGAACGGAAGCGGTGTGTAGAGGAAACCCATGAGGCTCATATTACTCGTTGGACGAGAAAAGGTGTGAGCGGATTCCATGCCAGCAGGCGCAAACGCTGCCGGAAAGTGCTCGCCCGGATTCTGTTGCGCGCGCCGGCTGCGTTCATGCAGGACCTTGTGCGAGCGGGTCCGGTGCGGGCCCGGCGGACGGCGCGTCGCCATACGGTGCGCCTGGTTCGGCCGCCATGGGCAAC
The nucleotide sequence above comes from Paraburkholderia aromaticivorans. Encoded proteins:
- a CDS encoding 3-hydroxyacyl-CoA dehydrogenase; amino-acid sequence: MTSRNFSIETIGIVGTGAMGRGIAQIAALAGLTVRLYDTNPAAIGAARDYLAETFAKLTAKGKLDQARSLAALANVSGAQAIGDLAGCDLVVEAIVEKLDVKQALFRELEAVVSGRCVLASNTSSLSITAIAAGCSDPSRVVGYHFFNPVPLMKVVEVIDGLRSDPAAGDALMDLARRMGHTPVRAKDMPGFIVNHAGRGMNTEGLRVAGEGVASFADIDRIMREQAGFRLGPFELLDLTALDVSHPVMESIYHQFYEEPRFTPSPITATRLAGGLIGRKTGEGFYRYEDGKQQVPAEAPAPTGLPASVWVSKRYPQAHDAVVQLIEKAGVKLDDGATPAANSLIVVTPFGHDATTAAVDEALDATRVVAIDALFPLVGAHRRTLMTTPATTRTARDTAHALFAADGVPVTVIRDSTGFVAQRVVATIVNIGCDIAQKQIATPEDIDLAVTLGLGYPRGPLALGDALGATTILAILRNMFSVLGDPRYRPSPWLARRAQLGLSLIQRDAADTETQTQETQQ
- a CDS encoding phosphotransferase — translated: MVQATPSGEPEHQPHYSDYEGTRPVSERQRFDTGALADWLTQHVDGFSGPLTLEQFAGGQSNPTFKLLTPSRSYVMRAKPGPAAKLLPSAHAVEREYRVMHALADTDVPVAKMLALCEDESVIGRAFYVMEFVEGRVLWDQSLPGMTPGGRAAIYDEMNRVIAALHSVDVAAVGLAGYGKPGNYFARQIGRWSKQYIASETEPIDAMQRLIEWLPQHMPAETGERASVVHGDYRLDNLIFHPDEPRVLAVLDWELSTLGDPLADFAYHCMAWHVDPTQFRGIAGLDWAALGIPDERQYVERYCQRTGFEIHGDWNFYLAYNMFRIAAILQGIMKRVVDGTAASAQALDAGRRAKPMAELAWRYAQKVR
- a CDS encoding glutathione S-transferase family protein, whose protein sequence is MIKLCGFALSNYYNKVKFVLLEHGIPFEEVSVKPSQDEAMLEHSPLGKVPYLQTEDGDLCESQCIVEYLAARFPDKEIFSTDPWEAAKERELIMFVDVHLELTVRNLYKEAFFGGTVTEATKGRVEKLLKHHIAGFKRIVKFGPYLRGERFSVADTAGYVSLPLVGMATQTIYGRDFLLDAGIDWKSYVKAINARPAAQRVTEDRKAHIAASRPA
- a CDS encoding oxepin-CoA hydrolase, alternative type is translated as MSAELLTSRPTESESTLVLTLSNPGARNALHPDMYAAGIEALDSVERDPSIRAVVITGADNFFCAGGNLNRLLENRAKDPSVQAESIDLLGEWISALRLSSKPVIAAVDGAAAGAGFSLALACDLIVAADDAKFVMSYARVGLTPDGGGSWFLAQALPRQLATEVLIEGKPIGATRLHELGVVNKLVKTGAVRDAAVAWADELGKISPNSVARIKGLISAAGAQPLADHLVAERDSFVASLHHREGLEGISAFLEKRAPVYK
- a CDS encoding pyridoxal phosphate-dependent aminotransferase is translated as MNAPHDTPSTPTFPSRLPDVGTTIFTVMSALAAEKGAVNLGQGFPDFHCDPRIVDAVADAMRGGHNQYPPMAGVAPLRQAISDKIENLYGRRYNATTEITVTAGATQALLTAILCTVHPGDEVIVVEPTYDSYLPSIELAGGTPVFVTLDAPDYAIPFDKLAAAITPKTRLLLINTPHNPTGTVWRAEDMRKLEEIVRGTNVLILSDEVYEHMVYDGAPHESVARYPELAQRSFVVSSFGKTYHVTGWKVGYVAAPAALTAEFRKVHQFNVFTVNTPMQIGLADYMKDPAPYLDLPAFYQKKRDFFRAGLANSRFKLLPCTGTYFQCVDYSAISDLPEAEFAQWLTGEIGVAAIPVSAFYHEAHESGVVRFCFAKQESTLATALERLARL
- a CDS encoding histidine phosphatase family protein codes for the protein MPDYQLPKRRRIFLMRHGDVTYFDDSGRAIDPETVPLNANGREQASAAGRVFAEQQIRFDRVIVSGLPRTIETARRVLAETGQQIELDIEPAWEEIRSGKLNNIPPQDIEAAFLGVFDGIVPESTRFLEGETIGTLFDRVLPAVTALREDTSWDTVLLVLHGGVNRAILSHALTAGGRTFFGHLAQATGCINALDVGAAPRDWVLRTINYSPPSPLHRDVRNTTMEMLYAQFTQYKRS
- the yaaA gene encoding peroxide stress protein YaaA, translated to MIIVLSPAKSLDYETPPHVKKHTIPDFVDDAAELIGGLRLLSPQQIASLMDISDQLAHLNFQRYAEWSPKFGTHNAKQAVLAFNGDVYEGFNAKTLSSADLDYAQNHVRVLSGLYGLLRPLDLLQPYRLEMGTRFANPRGKDLYAFWGERITQALNAQLKKNAAASRVLVNCASGEYFKSVKPKLLEAPIITPVFEDWKGGRYKIISFHAKRARGLMARYAVENRLDRPEQLKDFNADGYAFDAEASNDSTYVFRRRVAE
- a CDS encoding putative toxin-antitoxin system toxin component, PIN family, with product MPGSHASPDALRVVLDSNVWIDILVFDDPHTRPIAAALESGALTALIDARCLAELTYVLDYPQFVHRNVDKAAALAVVSRLAQLVEPEAQAEDAKPLPKCKDRDDQKFLELAHAAQADWLVSKDRAVLKLAKRIARDFGFQIAQPAPFVAATGMSLSAAGEPLTA
- a CDS encoding M14 family metallopeptidase, which translates into the protein MTLSITSNFDAGAIEVLSCEDAGNIRLRVRPDSHAEFAQWFYFRLSGAAGERCVMTFENAAACAFAEGWRDYQAVASYDRVNWFRVPTSYDGRVLTIDHTPDFDRIYYAYFEPYSEERHSEFLGAVQQMPQATLSELGTTVEGRPMSLLTLGTPQTGDVPKKKIWLIARQHPGETMAEWFIEGLVKRLAGWGDWAGDPVARKLYDHAVFYIVPNMNPDGSVHGNLRTNAAGANLNREWMEPDAARSPEVLVVRDAIRATGCDLFFDIHGDEALPYVFVAGSEMLPGFTERQGQEQKAFIEAFKQASPDFQDKYGYAASKYREDALKLASKYIGNEFGCLSLTLEMPFKDNANLPDERVGWNGERSASLGAAMLQAILRHVETFA
- a CDS encoding energy-coupling factor ABC transporter permease; protein product: MGFLYTPLPFWVAVGGWIATAIVVALALWKNPFKRLQDGTLQHVWLAIIVAVSVLWASNAWLDDGTVMHLLGATLVVTLFDWALALIAMAVVTGLAAVVFDAPWQGIALTFLVYGALPVGISTLLQRISIAWLPRNLFMFILGQGFVSPAIAVSLTAAAALGIHIALADGSMAVVPAAYAFSVFLLAIGESWFTGMSTALIAVYRPAWVTTYDVRRYRLGGPRT
- a CDS encoding BspC domain-containing protein, with amino-acid sequence MDRTNVPRRLLRLVGRLATCAATLSLICPASAFADQLEQHNDLVNKFVNDLHADPLVADCAAHGNFVASTSTAFDHVEFPPSSFDSAHASVTPWNDSFDEGKQRVKVDNIVTVEGLGIRQSGGGDPADLKFRCGYVGAQMLAFSWNDPVPPARAHSSEPSGSRASSDKHKGAKGKHSASGKTTKKATTKSSKPSSGKSSRTSSNKAAAKKTPAKKKTH